Proteins from one Aspergillus nidulans FGSC A4 chromosome VIII genomic window:
- a CDS encoding protein clgA (transcript_id=CADANIAT00001537), translated as MYPTAQPTLSYLAAPPITPTLLHDSQTDASAFNKQHHQNPLDLPDLSRTAPFRDGLPTPPNDMNGVAYSNIHHYGGKPDPYTGPVYGEGPAYPRMSADLLNRMTRQTQPSQPAQQSSKQAPRERDERPKEKETSKPSYLQIPPSINNGKGSLPDFAAQMTCLFWFESTPKLRAVEENSAHSLSLCPEAIPTPAFQKWVSNILSTTQVSQNVILLALLFIYRLKKFNPAVRGKKGSEYRLMTVALMLGNKFLDDNTYTNKTWADVSRISVQEIHVMEVEFLSNLRYNLFASEKDWAQWHVKLGRFSDFVNHAPVASENDTLPTPPVRLLSPNSGPTRTQVSPTSSTRLPSPTTEPLHPQTWAPVNGSYGTAHQAASQLPPVSSRKRRYEEPVEEQHPSKRIVLPHAVPLPSSTLPPASQISAPALPPMMAPTSAPPQQSIPGPVSRLSSSHAFVPSVPASIPQLSAVPGRPTMPPVYNPSTWAPQIPASTAPQPLNNSVPTPALSLPDPSRHHSPYPVTSATISPAVSAYGVHTPTTHLSPSYFLANRNSPYRPVRSVNTLLIPPPSASLEQQRAIPFHHMHYQPLGKSTERRTGLLPYLHHDAWPQGPYIPPSFHHTPHYAP; from the exons ATGTATCCCACGGCGCAGCCAACGCTGTCGTACCTTGCTGCCCCTCCAATCACCCCGACGCTTCTTCACGACTCTCAGACAGACGCTTCGGCCTTCAACAAGCAGCATCACCAGAACCCATTGGACTTGCCTGACCTTTCTAGGACCGCTCCTTTCCGGGACGGTCTACCCACCCCACCAAACGATATGAATGGAGTCGCCTACAGCAACATCCATCACTATGGAGGGAAGCCGGACCCGTACACTGGCCCCGTTTACGGCGAAGGTCCTGCCTACCCCCGGATGAGCGCCGACTTGCTCAATCGAATGACCCGGCAAACTCAGCCGTCGCAACCAGCTCAACAATCGAGCAAACAAGCCCCTCGAGAGAGGGACGAACGGccaaaagagaaagagactTCGAAGCCTTCATATCTCCAGATTCCTCCCTCGATTAACAATGGGAAAGGAAGCCTACCGGATTTTGCTGCTCAG ATGACTTGCTTGTTTTGGTTCGAGAGCACGCCGAAGTTGAGGGCTGTTGAAGAAAACTCGGCTCACAGCCTCTCCCTTTGCCCTGAGGCAATCCCTACACCAGCGTTTCAGAAATGGGTTTCGAACATTCTCTCAACGACTCAAGTGAGCCAGAATGTCATTTTGCTGGCACTCCTCTTCATCTACCGACTGAAGAAGTTCAACCCTGCTGTGCGTGGGAAGAAGGGTAGCGAATATAGGTTGATGACAGTTGCGCTCATGCTGGGCAACAAAT TCCTTGACGACAATACTTACACGAACAAGACCTGGGCGGATGTGTCGAGGATATCAGTTCAGGAAATCCATGTCATGGAGGTGGAATTCTTAAGCAACCTCCGGTACAATCTCTTTGCGTCCGAGAAGGACTGGGCGCAATGGCATGTCAAGTTGGGGAGGTTTTCCGATTTCGTCAACCATGCACCTGTTGCTTCGGAAAATGATACACTTCCAACACCTCCAGTTCGTCTCCTCTCGCCAAATTCTGGTCCGACGCGAACCCAGGTGTCACCGACTTCATCCACCAGGCTTCCGTCACCCACTACCGAGCCCCTCCACCCGCAGACCTGGGCTCCCGTCAATGGGTCATATGGCACGGCTCACCAAGCCGCGAGCCAATTACCGCCAGTCAGTTCTCGAAAGCGGCGCTACGAAGAaccagttgaagagcagcatcCATCCAAGAGAATTGTCTTGCCACATGCGGTGCCgctcccttcttcaacacTACCACCTGCGAGTCAGATCAGCGCGCCGGCTCTGCCTCCGATGATGGCACCTACTTCAGCACCGCCTCAACAAAGCATCCCTGGACCTGTTTCACGACTGTCATCTAGCCACGCGTTTGTTCCGAGCGTTCCAGCTTCTATCCCTCAACTCTCCGCTGTGCCTGGTCGCCCTACTATGCCTCCTGTCTACAATCCCAGCACCTGGGCTCCACAGATTCCGGCGTCGACTGCGCCTCAGCCTCTCAATAATAGCGTGCCTACGCCGGCATTGTCTCTGCCTGATCCTTCTAGGCATCACAGTCCGTATCCTGTAACGTCAGCCACTATCTCTCCGGCCGTGTCTGCATACGGCGTTCACACCCCCACAACCCATCTCTCCCCGTCCTACTTTTTGGCGAACAGGAACTCTCCATACCGCCCGGTCCGCAGCGTCAACACCCTATTGATTCCTCCACCCTCTGCTTCCCTTGAGCAACAGCGCGCCATTCCTTTCCACCATATGCATTATCAGCCGCTGGGCAAGTCGACGGAACGTCGAACCGGCTTGCTACCTTACCTTCATCATGATGCGTGGCCTCAAGGCCCATATATTCCTCCCAGTTTTCATCATACACCACATTATGCACCCTGA